The nucleotide sequence agagagagagcgagtCACACTGGGAAAAAGATGTAGGTTAAGAAATTCAGGCATTTTCACCTCATTTCCCATGCTAAATTGCTGGGAAAAATGTCCTGAAATGGGCCTGAAGGGTTGTAGGGGATGACTAATGGGTTCTAATGATGGTATTTTTTTGTCTTCCGGCAGGGTTAAGCCCTATATAAGTGACAGTGAAGAGAGTGACACTGAGACTGAGTTCGACATAGAACAGCTTGGACCATTGGAACCTGGACCTGGAGAGCACAAATTGCAGTACAATTACTGTCTGTGGTTTGCCAAGAAGGGCTGCCACCGGACATCTATAACACAAGTGAAAGCCACTGAGGTAGGAAGCCCCAAAAAGAGGCCGAGTCCAAAACTGGAAGCTCACGTGCTTTCCTTTCTCTTTTTTGCCACTGCAGCAGGAGTATGGGAAGTCTCTGCACATTGTGGGCAGGTGTGCCAGTGTGGAGCAGTGGTGGTCACTCTATTGTCACCTCATTAAGCCGACTGCATTGAAGCCCTATCGTGAACTCCATCTCTTTAAGGTAGGCACAATCCTCAAATAATCCCCCATTTTCTCACCTTCTATCCTCCATTTGATCAAATAAAGCTCCTCCAGAGATACTTTGATATCTCTTCACTAATTTACCATCAATTCCCCTGCTCCCTGGCCCCAATTTCCCTCCTATTTTCGCTCCCAAATCCTCCCGTAAGCGTTTCCCGGATTGAAAACAAAAGTTTACGCGGTGCAATCAGCGCCGCGGGTGGGGAGCACAGGAAATTGCATCAAGTGCAACGGAGAAGATTTCGACTGGAGAAATGGAGGGAAAATCTTCTCTTTGCGGAAAAGCCCCCCAACAAGGCATTTCTGCACGGAAATAGCTAATTATAGTGCACGCATGATACTCCGGGAAATCTTATTGATAAAATTCGATGGTATTTCCAGTGCAAAATGCCACGTTATCAGTTTAATTAATAGACACGTGAAGCACTGTCGTGATAACACAGTTTGGCGCAAAAATAAGTGATATTTTGGTGATTCTCTCTGGCCACGGAGGCCACAGACAAGCTTCTCGTCTTTTGTGTGTGCCATCACAACGCAAAATAAACACGTTTTTgctgaatttataaatattcaaatgaGACGATTGGGGAAACGAAAGTGTTAAGAAGAGAATTTTGAGAAGCAATGAAATATACTGACTGAGAGGACAGGGTCTTCTTGGGTGGGTTTCCTTCTCCTTGGGGGCTCCTTTCAAAGCTTCTGGGGGGATTGGAacattcagatttgagagaaaaatcaaaatttaataatttagagAAGCTTTCCTAAAGAAAAATTcgattttctcaaatttctgaattaaagcatttaataaatattcttttctcaACGCGATTATGCTCAATAAGGTCTTATTCACACGttctttaaataattatcatataaaatattttaaatcataaaacgcgacacaccttttaaatcaggaaaattcatgaaaccaaaatttGTATCTGTTTCACAAACGTATTGCATGcatatacagtggcgacaagataaatagcacagtttcggacactatagggtaagggctcataattttggacagtctgcttataagcatcgatgttccaagtttgaagtacgatattttctatactaattgactttttttgttacaaaaataaagaaatgatcGTGTCCCTCTATAAAAAATCGcgtaaaaccaaaaaaagaaGACAGTTAATTTTTGGTCTCCTAATTTAGACTCCCCCCTAATGCATTGTGAATTAAGGGGAGAGTGTCAATTAGAAAACCAAAACTTAgctgtttttcgggatttttcttTGAAGGAGAAGGAAACGATCAAgattcttgaatttttcttaaGCGCCTCGTcgcactagggtaaagtggtacaagttggacagtggtaaaAGTTgcacaatggtacaatttggacagggatttttgtcttgataaaggagaatggtcaaaactatatgggcgctggtcccggaatcgccacaaacgagagtaggcgcattttgtaggtactgatataagattgaaaaattgccgggacccaggaccataaacgctgggagtccttgtaaaaatgcctttatcctttcgataaatcgctgttttgacaacgaattacgcaagaacggctaaagtgatcttgatgaaattcggtatagggtcactgtatgacttaaagtttttatccatgcatatcaccccctccccccaccctccattctgatagcccccatacaaaatgagggcgttttaccttataactcatttctaagaggaggtagaaagctgaaattcgacaagggaacaaagcttagggaatacttttaaaccatgtataatatctccctcctctgtccccctttctggtagccctcatacaaaatgagagcattttaccttataactcctttctgagaaaagatagaaagttgaaatacagcataGGAACAAGacttaaagaagactttttaaccatactgaccaaactcttcgtccatcaccccttctggtagcccccttCTGgtagttggacaatggtacaatttggacagggctttttttcttgataaatttagtacttcatttttatttgtatatttttaacgaccagcgcacaataacttttgtttgtaaacatgttttcaaaatttcccatgagagtgagcgagatgactagatctagatctcactcactctcatttcaatgtcaaaaacatgtttactaaacaaaagttattgtgcgttgggcataatgctttagttttataatttggttccttgtgcttaaaaacaaattttgtactgtatttatcaagaagaaagccatgtccaacttataccggcgaattgtccaacttgtaacactaattccaaattatatcactttaccctactcccTCTTAATTGCGAAAAATTTGCAGTtcgtaatttttgtttaaaaaaaatcaattccttagtgtatttcatatttaaactaagaaaacccgaagaaaatcgtgaaatcggaacttttttcaaggtttttgaaaaaagataCATTTctgggacaaaattttgactttcacatgctttttgggattgatcgaaacgtgtcgtgcgatttttttttaatttttggcgatgttttagaaattatccaggcggatatttcgttcttataggaaaataccattgaatcattcctattaACTGGTTTTCAagtttaaatgttaaaaaggctgtagagagcgtatttctcaaccgaatggtatcaggTTTTGGctccttggaaaggtcttgaaattcttgacaagcctgaaccgattgcaatcggttatgaactatttttttaatcaaaaatcaattttattacttctaaGCTACTTTGGGggacttttgagtgatttatgaatcggtacAATTCGGTTGggcactcaatgagtcaagtggtagagcactcgctctatgatacaagtgtcccgggttcgaatcctctttaggtcaccagggatttttctggcattaaaggtgtacggattgcatccagtgagcttcattgcaattgattccacggacatgggactgacaacctcatcccgtacaagaaaaaataataattcatgtctagaaatccccttgcgtgAAGGCCTTGTTcattcatggaatgttgtgccagcattattattattattattattattacaattcGGTTGCGaatcggtaaatggtaaatgacgtgaaagtacttttgaggtatagtatTTAAGTTAGGAGtccgagcattctgcaaagcctGCAACGCTCTGCCATGAATATTTGCTTCCTATCAAATATTCGTTAttgtatatttaaattaaaaaaaaaataatactaatGCGCCACTGGCGGTGATTAGCCAAACTTGCAGTGTTCCAATAAGCTGTAAAGCATGAAATAACCTATTCATAGTGTCCAAAACGATACGAATCCATTCACAAAAATTACAATGAGTTATATAAGGGtgattttccggattttggagGATAATCAAAGCCCTTTGCCTTGCAGAGTGGAATAAAGCCAATGTGGGAGGATCCCGGCAATGCCAAAGGCGGGAAATGGGTGATAAAACTTCGCAAGAATAAGATTGATCGTGCCTGGGAAACTGTTTGCATGGCGATGCTGGGTGAACAATTTCTTGTGGGGCCCGAAATCTGCGGAGTTGTCCTGTGCACCAAGTTCCCGGTAGGTTATCTCTAAATTTTTCCAGCGATTTATTAAATGATGGAAgcaaaaatactggaaaaacGATGAGTTTCAAAATTTGACTTTTAGGAAATTGTGATTTCAGCGCCACTAGCGGTGAACATTAGAAGTTTGTATGTACTGAAAAGTTGATTTGAGCTTTTTCGTGTttccagtgtttttttttttgttggattAGTTTGTGTAATACGGACTAATGGTGGCTCATTTTGCATGATATTGAGTTTCAGGAGGACCTGCTCTCCGTGTGGAATCGCACGGCGACAGACCAAGCGAGCACAGCTAGGATAAGGGACACACTCAGACGGATTCTCAACTTACCTCCGAATACTCCCATGGAGTATAAGCCACACTGTGATAGCTTAAAGTGAGTTAATTTTCTTtcagctttaaataaattaatttaaaagatggaatattaaagaataatttttaaacattttgcagAAAATCAAAAACATTACTAAATAAGAGTTGAGCTTATCCTCCAGAAAGAACCTCAATTCTCCTTTTCATCCTGAGTCTCCTATTTTTTTGAtcagaagaattaaaaatgagagaaaaaataccgagaaaaaaattgttaaatagcATCCCTCATCAATCCATTCACCAAGAAAAAGACAAAGAAAATATCCCGAAAAATAttcagaggaaaaaaataaaaatagtgacAAAGTGACAAAAAGGAGTTTCTGGACTTTCTGCCAACAAAACACAGCTTGTTTTTTTCGGACAAAAAACAAAGAGAAtgaaaaaaacaggaaaaaactTACCGAGAGGAAAAGAAGTTCATAAAATTTGTGGATTTTCGATTCAGAATAAAACATTtgttttacagaaaaaaacaatatcttgtCATTGTATTGCGTGGGAGTTGATGGGGTGGGGATGATCCACAGGTCGCAAAAACTTCCCACAGGGATTTGCCAGAGCAAGGAATGACAAATTAGTCTCAATGTTTGGCATACTTGGAGGATTGGTGATCTGGGAATTGCCTCAGAGACACGCacgttgattttttttgtttctttagcTTGAAAGTGGAGCAGAATGTCTTCCTGAAGCTTCCTATTTCTGGCTTGGGTGGAAATTGAAATAAGTAAGTCAAATAAGTAAAGATGTGAAAAGTGAACATATTTTTGGCAGAAGAGAACTAAGCTAATCACTTACACGTTTGTGCCTCTTTATGCGACTAATTTCAGCAACAAGAAACTTAAGTTTATggttctggcacaccttttagatcagggaaatttcatgaagtcgaaattcggatcaaTTTATCTCTCATACGCtttgcataatgtctatctcagtctttcgcattccaaattcagttgagctaaattgaatttggaattatgtttaaaagaagaagaagagtacgattTCTTACACGAGATCCTCGGGGCTTCCTTGAAAGAGGGTACTGAACTTTCCCAGCCTATATAGAGATATTTCCTGTACTTCTTGCTAAATTCTCTGCTTGAAATATTATATCCATGCTCTTTGATGTTCTATTTaaactttttccaaaaaaacatctcgactgaagtatatccttaagtgaaaattaatttcatggATTTCTCacaagggaggtcatcgagtcatcaaattctgaTTAGCTTCATATTAAGAACATAGACGGGGTTGGGCATCATAAGGATTGTGTCATACTCAAAAACTGTtaattttttcctttaaaaaaaagcgtTAAGAGTGATTTCGTAAACTGTATATCATAAAGAAAATCCTAGAACCAGCAGACGCAGCAGTGGCGCAGCGGGCTAGCGGATGGTATCTATAACGCAAAGGTCTcgagttcgattcttgcttagcgccgttttattgtttattttttttattcctattattttttttaatcagatatacattttttatcgttttttttatcACTGACCGTTTTTTTCATTGATATACTAATATTTGCTTTGCATTGTAATATACtcctaatatgaatgtttaactAAAGTAGCGTTTTAAAAGCTCTTTTACGACGCGTCTgctgatctttttttttaaggaatagaaattaagaattcatcctCATATGGTCTTATTTGTCCTAGA is from Phlebotomus papatasi isolate M1 chromosome 1, Ppap_2.1, whole genome shotgun sequence and encodes:
- the LOC129798352 gene encoding eukaryotic translation initiation factor 4E type 2 isoform X2 translates to MSKFDMVKPYISDSEESDTETEFDIEQLGPLEPGPGEHKLQYNYCLWFAKKGCHRTSITQVKATEQEYGKSLHIVGRCASVEQWWSLYCHLIKPTALKPYRELHLFKSGIKPMWEDPGNAKGGKWVIKLRKNKIDRAWETVCMAMLGEQFLVGPEICGVVLCTKFPEDLLSVWNRTATDQASTARIRDTLRRILNLPPNTPMEYKPHCDSLKKSKTLLNKS
- the LOC129798352 gene encoding eukaryotic translation initiation factor 4E type 2 isoform X1; this translates as MSKFDMVKPYISDSEESDTETEFDIEQLGPLEPGPGEHKLQYNYCLWFAKKGCHRTSITQVKATEQEYGKSLHIVGRCASVEQWWSLYCHLIKPTALKPYRELHLFKSGIKPMWEDPGNAKGGKWVIKLRKNKIDRAWETVCMAMLGEQFLVGPEICGVVLCTKFPFQEDLLSVWNRTATDQASTARIRDTLRRILNLPPNTPMEYKPHCDSLKKSKTLLNKS